The DNA region tcttagcataaaaagtaatattttttcatggatgacccaaataagatatctgtctcacaaccatctcacataagtttttttcaaaaatttaatcatttggTTGAATTTTGGGTGGAGTTTGGGTTAAATTTTAACGTTTGGGGTGaagttttattttaagttaactTTAAATATTGACAACATTATTTTTTGAATATCAATCTTTTTGTTGAATTAGAACCCGATTGACTCTTTATTCACTTAATTTCCCCTTCTGTATTTCCTAATTCTCACTTTATCATCTATCTATACAATATCTTCGGCGGCATACTGAACAGAAACAGCAGCAGTTGCCGATGTTTGCTGTGAATGTATAAGCGAATCTTAGTTAGTTTCGGCTTCAAAGTTTCTCATTCTCTATTCCGAGGTTGATTGTATCACTCCATAGTGTTTTCCATGTCGTGGATGCGAAGAGAACATCCATCAAACACGTAGTAGTTTGCGTTGTGGGAGTGGATGGTCAAGGACTTGCACCTCAAATATCGTCAAATTCCACCACGAATGCTCCTTCACATGACTTCTTTATCAGCTAAAGCGTCTcctcttcttttatttttctccAAAAACTCTAGTTCACTCTGCTTCCACCTCAGAAGTCTCAATTATCTGTTCCACTACTGTCCCCTGATACCTGTTTCGAATAATGCCAAAACCCAACCAAAATATCCCTTTTTGATGGCGAGAAAAAGAACCCATTTTTCTACCACATCAGCTGAAGCACTTGTCCAAGACCCTAGAGATTCGGGCGCTCGGAGGTCCCGGAAAAAGCTTCTTCGAGAGTCCCCAGAGATGATTCTGCGTGTGAAACTGGAACAGTGTTCCAAGAGCGTTGACTTAGCAGAAGCCCTTCGCCTTTACGATGAGGCGATAATCCACAATGTTCAGCTGAATGTGTATCATTACAATGTCTTACTTTATTTATGTTCAACAAAAAGTGATTGTATTGGGGAGGATGGACGGGATGTTTTAACGTTGGAAAGAGGGTTTGAGATTTTTGAACGGATGGGCATTGATAAGGTGGTGCCGAATGAAGCAACTTTTACTAATGTTTCAAGACTGGCAGCTGCCAAAAATGATCCTGAGCGGGCTTTCAATTTAGTTAAGAAAATGAAGGCAAATGGTATTGTTCCAAAGTTGAGGTCTTATGGGCCAGCTCTGTTTGGGTTTTGTAAGAAGGGGATGGCTGATGAGGCATACGAGGTGGATTCCCATATGATGGATAACATGGTTTTGGCTGAAGAGTCCGAGCTTTCAGCACTATTGAAAGTTAGTTCTGCGGCTGAGAGGGAAGAGAAAGTGTATGAAATGCTGCATAGGTTGAGGGCGGCAGTGAGACAGGTATCAGAGGATACCACTGTGGTGGTGGAGGATTGGTTTGGGTCCAAGAGGGCTGCAGAAATTGGGTTGGAAAAGTGGGATTCAGAGAGAGTGAAGAAAGGGATTGTGGAGGGAGGTGGTGGATGGCATGGTCAAGGGTGGTTGGGGACAGGAAAATGGAGATTGGTGAGGACCTCTATGACCAATACCGGGGTTTGTCAGTCATGTGGGCAAAAACTAGATTGTATTGATATTGATCCAAGGGAGACCGATAAATTTGCAAAGTGTTTGGCTGATTTGGCTTGCCAAAAGGAAGCAAGAAAAGACTTTGTTCAATTTCAGGTATTGACTTAGCATTCCCCTCTGTAATTTGTGCTGTGTGTGGAAAATTTAGCATTTTTCATCCTGAAAATTATAGGATTTGATATATTGCAATTTTCTTAGCAATTAGCCGTCAAATCATATTAACTGGACTATTAGTGTATTACATAAATTCCAGTTTTGCTAAGTCGTCATTGTCCAAGGTTTAGTGTTCTACTTACTGTAGGTTTTAAATTTTGATGATGTGTATATTCCAATGGTTATGACTTCCAACACTAGATGAGATTATTGACCAAGTCTCATAACCTTTTATGAGTGCTGCAACTTTGCTTGATGACATTTTGAAATGGTACTGAGTTTAAAAAGAAACGAGGATAACTTCTCAGTGTTTGGATGGTAAATTCTATGGGATATGGTGTTGGTCCTATAATCATGGCAGGCcattttttgtttataataaataataatttaaattgaaaTAAGATGTCATGGGCATCACCTGTTGTTATCAATGATATAATCTGACAACTTCATTGTTATGCTGGAAAAGGTGCAATATTTAACTTAGGCTAAGCATTTGACAACAAAGAGCTTGGGTACTGGTACAGGAGTGGCTTCAACGGCATGGTCCATTCGATGCTGTAGTTGATGGTGCAAATTTGGGCCTTGCTACCAATCAACATGTTTTCACTTTTTCTCAggtaaaaatgaattttgacTCCTTTTATCGCCTGTCCTTTGTAATAGACAATTAGAAATGAAGGTTATAAGACTTGGGTGTTTTTTGTCTTTCATGTGTGTGAATGACTCACAGTGGCCTTTTGTCATAGATCAATAGAGTTGTGAAAGAAATATGCCAACTCAGCCCTTCAAAGAAATTGCCCCTTGTTATTTTACACCAGAGTAGAGTGACTGGCGGTCCTGCTCAGCACCCTAACAACAAAAGGTTATTGGAAAGTTGGAAAAGGGCTGGAGCACTCTATGCAACACCTCTCGGTTCAAATGATGATTGGTATTATTTAATAATCAGTTTTTCTGAACTCTGAATCACAATTTTTGGTGTTCTTTTCTTCATACAGTTCCTGTATGCTAGTTGCGAATAATCCAGCCGTCAACTAAGTTGAAAATAATGCTTTTCAGTTATGCTTAGTAGAGAGATCCATGTAGCCGATATAGCTCTTTTGGGTCTAATGCCTACATATGCTAGTTGCGAATAAACCAGCCATCAACGGAGTTGAAAATAATGCTTTTCAGTTATGCTTAGTAGAGAGATCCATGTAGCCGATATAGCTCATTTGGGTCTAATGcctacatgttattgatattgatgAACTACAATGTTTTACAAGGTTTTGTTGTTGCTATGTATGCATGatattaatgaataattttACGAGGAAAATTGGTTAGTTCAATTCCATTGTACTGACGGAAGTTGTTATATATACATCTTGCTCATATCGTTATTTGTTGGAGTGAAATTCTGGGAGTTCCACGACCATGCATATTGATTGATTTCAAATAGTGGTTTACCCGAACTCAGTTTTGTTGTTTCTCTTTTCATATATGATTCAATGAAACCAATAAAGAAATATCTGCTGACCTTAGAATGCTCTGGACGAGGCCCGATTTCGCGTATGATGTCACGGATTAATATCTATTAGGTCGAGATAATCATTGGACAAAGTTTCTTGTTTCATTCTTCAAATAAAAATGATCCACGCACAAGATCTGTTTGGTGAGACATTCAGTTCTGTCAAAAGAACTATGCTCTAAAAAGTGAAAGGAATCAGGTAGAGGAGTATAAACGGCATAATATGGGAGACTCTTTTCATTATTATATTAGTGGGCATGTATCTACAACACGCtacacaaaattttatttatctgTTGTAACAAATTTCGATTTCTCTCATTTTTTCAATGCTTTCCGATCTCATTTATTTGTTCTTACTTTTCTGGTCTTAGTGCACCCTACTAGTGCTTTGAGATCACGTACAATGCCAGATATTTAGCTGTTACTGAGGTCTCTGCAGTACAGGTTTGTTATCTGTTTTTCTCTTCGTTCCCTAGGTACTGGTTGTATGCTGCTGTAAGTTCAAAGTGTTTGCTGGTGACAAATGATGAGATGAGAGACCACTTGTTTCAACTTTTAGGCAGTAGCTTCTTTCCTAGATGGAAAGAAAAACATCAGGTATTTGTTACGTTTCTTTCATTTGATTCATTCGAACTTCGTTAATGCTGCAGGTTGCTAGGGATTGTTACTTGTATACAAATGATTTCTTCTAAATTGTTGTCCTATCTTCCCAACGCCAATCAGAACGTAGCATCAGGCATTCTCTTATATATGCATTTTTTTTCAACTGTTCCGTCTTTAACATCAATTATAGAAAGCTAGCTTTAACTTCTGGTCACCTATTACACTTTAGTTTATGCTGCAGTAACACTCTTGATAGATGCAACAAACGCGTTACATTAGCAAAACTGGATTGTCATTAACATATGAGATTGAAATGGTTGTATTGTGGGGATGAATGGCAGGTCCGGGTAAAACCTTCTATCAATGGCCTGAGCCTGCATATGCCACCACCATATTCAATTGTCATCCAGGTGAGTTAATGAGTAAAGGATCTCTATACCTGTTAGTTTCATGTCTGGATCTCTAGGAATTGTGTGCAAATGAATTGCAGGAGTCAGAACAGGGCAATTGGCATGTTCCAACTGTTACAGGAGACGATCTTGAGATCCCAAGACAATGGCTTTGTGCAACAAGGATAAAGGGGAGGAattcttattaatttttttttaaaatggatAAAAGCTTCGTGTTTTTTACATACACAATTAAAGGTGAATGGGCATTCAAGATCAATTATCTTTTATACGTATCGCCATGCAAGCATCAACACGTTATCCCAAAAACATTTGCACAACTGGAATATTTTTGCATCATTTACCatcttttaattaatatatgcaCGAATTTGTAATCATTTTTCAATGAATTCAACAGTTCATCTACTTAATAAAGTTACAAACAAGCTAATAATAGTTCTAGCTGCTTCTTGCATTCTCGATGGCGACGACTAAGTCATCGTATTTGGCTCCGGTAACTTCTTTTACAATCTTGCTATCCTTCAATATCTTGAATGTAGGAACCACTTTAATCCCTAGTTCTTTTGCCAGAGGCTGTTGACAGATCGTTATAAAATATCAACCTTGAGTTGCATAGATTTAGAGTAAGAAATGGGATTGCACGCACCTTGTTATCTTGGTTGCAGTCGAGCTTTAAGAAGATAACATCGTCATACGATTCAGACAATTGTTGAAATTTTGGCGCCATCACCTTACATGGACCGCACCTGCATGttggaaaacaaatctaaaGGTTTTGACTAATGTGCCGCGCCCAAAATTTAGTATATTCTGAAGCAGTTAAAGCATTAGATCTCAACCCTGGATGCAGATGCAATAAGGTTGAAGAAAATGACAATGCTAGCGCCTTGAATACCGTAAttgttttttgaaaaaacaaCCCACCACCCAAGAATGAACACTGTTCAATTCTTGAGATACATAACCGGTTTTAACAAATATCGGATTCCTCTAAATTCATAGTATAAACTCCAGATCTCCTAAAGTTCCGTGGAACTTCCAAGGCTATGAAATGAGACTGGAAACTGTTACCAGTTACATCCTAAGACTGCGAGAATTAATGGATTCAAGAATGCCTCAACACCTATGATACTGGATGAGTTCGACAATCCAGTCAGAAAGATGTagacaaaccaagaaaaaatcCACACTAAACATATTCAGTGACAAAAAAAGGGAAGAACTTCACCCGATGGCTGAACTGAAACGAAAAGGTTCCTTGCCCTTCCTATTGCTACCATGGTATGGAATCAGCACACGTGAATTCGATTCATATACAATGTAGTCCACGAAATTGTGAACAATCACTACGAAAATGCATATCAAATCATGACATAaaagcatatcaaatcatgaCATAAATACTCTAGTTAGTGCATCACTAAATGGATCACGTCCGTGAGAAGTGGTGGATCTTGATATCTGACTAAATGAAGCAAACATTAACTATTGAATTCCTTCCCCGGATTGGGGCCTTTTTTTATTACTCAAAACTGCAAGATCATAAAAACGTCCAGACACAAACAAAGTGGAAACTTGTCGATCCTTGTCAAAGATGGTTGCAAGTTGCAACTACTTAATTCAGATTCcttgttttataaaaaaaaccatAGCAAGACACATTTTTTTCCAGTGTACTATTTTGGGTTCATAGACTTAAAATTTCATATCAGGTGCAATGTTTGGAGGGCTACGGAAAAATGCATTCACAGGGGGGTCCGATTTTCGTTTCACACTGCTGCTTCATGGAACCTCGTTTGATCCATTCACAACCACTCTAGCGATTCCCACATGAAATCAACAATCAACATTCTAttgaaatcaacaaaatttcacAAGAATCGTCGAGATAGAAACAACTATAAATCAACAACAATAAGAAGGATCAACGCACGTAGAAAACAGGGATAGTTATGATAAAACTCACCACTGAGTGTACATATCGACGACCACAACCTTAGTACCAGCTGCTTTCACGATGGGCCAGAAGGTATGCACATTGACTTCAGTCACTCTGCCCACCTCCGCCACCGCGGCAGCGGCGTCCAAGCTCGCCTTGACCCGTGGGCCCACTCTCAGCCGCTTCTCTGTCCTCGTCACCATCCGGCGGCAATCACCTGCGACGCAGACCACAGGTTGGCCCGAAATAACCTTGTGGGACACCGAATTTTGCACCGATGAACTCAACGCAGCCGCACTGTAAAACTGCAAAGCCATTTGCACACTCGGAAATGTTTGAGTATCTATGGATCGAAGAAAAAGTGGagaatacatacatatacatggAGATCGGAACATATGAAATTACTGGTTTAGCCTCAGGAATCCTCGGGTATTCGCGGATATCTCGGGTGAATTTTGGGATTTCGACCTAATATTTGTGGCACAGGCACAACGGTTCCGTGTTATAAAATCTCGGGGGATAGTAATAACAAAACAAATTGTAATAGGAAAGAAAGCGAGAGAAGCAATATTTTCCGCCACAAAGTTGACACAGgaggataaaaaaaaaagaataagtcTCTTACGAGACAATTAtacaaatttttatttgtgaaacagatcaatcatatcgatattcataataaaagataatactcttagcataaaaaataatattttttcatagatgacccaaataagagatatgccacacaaaatacgacccgtgaaacagtctcacacaagtttttgtaaaaaataaaagagaaaaTGATACAAGGTCAATATCCATGCGAACTTCtttctatttatatattatttatttaaattatagcaATTCATTTTCCATGTGAACTTGTTACtgtttattgttattattatttatttgtgaattttaaaaacTATATGATCAATGAATCATGTGCATCAATCCGTGGAGCCCGAGACAAAGTTTTTAAGAATGTTGTTCGAAACAACTCATGCCGTGACGAGTATCACCATGTATTGGTGAAGATGAGAGTGCGATTTAATTGGTCGAGTTATAACAAAAAACGAAACTCGTGGTTTGTTAGAGGGCATGTTGGCCGAGAGCGATGGGGCGTTGCTTGACGGATGTGGTTCGAGGCGATCGTTGCTATGGATTTGAGCTTATGTTGGTTGTTATCACACACCATAATGGTTGAAGTTTGATGGGAAAACTAGTGGAGAGGAAATTGTAGTGTTTTTATTCAAGTATTCCTCTCATTGCCTGCAaattaccatactgacatgaaTGTCAGTTAAATATTTGAACTAGTCTTCCAGTTAGACTAGAAATATTCCAAGAAGAATTAAACTCAATACTCAATGATAATTACAAATAATATACAACATTTATTCATAAAAAACCTATGATCACCAACATATTTCTAATGTCAGATTGAGGTAGAAGAAGATATAAAAGCCAATAATTATCCTGTTAAGCGACCTGTATATGCTCGATTATATTCACTGAGTTAATTTTGGTGGTACACGCTGCTGCATTGTGCATCTCAAATATTTGAACACCATGAATGATAAATATCAAGCGATTCATCTGGACAAGAGCTGTCAAAGTGGCAAATGAGATTTGTTATAATGTAGTCTGTCACATCCCGGTAAGTCATATCAACTTTCTCCATGCCATCAGCGCTCAATTTGTTGGCTATCCTCTGGTTGCCTGCCCAAAACGTCAGAAACTACTATGAGAACTGAATATCATAACACGCCATGCACTCATGCTAAATTTGAGTAAAGCTGATCTCAGACTCGATATAATACTCATACTTTGTTGTTCATTCTAATCCCACTATATCTAGTTTATAACTCCTTACAAAAGGCAACAAATTTGTCATCCTTCAAAAACTATTGATGGAATTATAACAAATTTAAGTACACCTGTCGAAACTTCGTAAAAAAATAGGCTACAATCCGGTTATATAAATATGGACAGGTTTTCCTTCAATTTTGTTATTTATACTTGTGTTCTTTTTAGGAGATACGTATATCAATAGTAAATCATATATTACATCAGATATTGAAAATCACTAAAAGGGAAAAGGGGGTAAAAACAGCTATATTATTTCTGCAAAATGTCTCAACCAGATAGATAGTAGCAGCATGGCCATCTAGGCGTACAAGGAATGATTGCTTCACTTCTCACGAATATTTCCATTCCCttcaaaataacaaataaaattaTCAATTTTATATCTAGTCTCAATTTCCCATGAGAATAAGATGTATGTAAGAATCCCTTGGATAAAATTACTCACTGAATATATTGGTTTTCAGGGTGGATCGTAATGATAATCCCTTCAGTTTTTTATCCCTAGATTGCCTAGTTGATTTTTCTGTGGTTGAAACACGACTGGTGCTTTCTCTGCCTGAAATTTCTGTTTTTTTCTTCAACTTTTCATGGTAAATAGCAGGTGGTGCTAGCCTCAACTGAACTGTGTTTTCAAGCTGAACTAATTTCTGGTCTTTCTGAAGATTATTCAAGAGCTCAAACTGTTGCAACCAAGTTCAGGGATGGCAAAAGTTGATTGAATGAACGTGTAAATAATTATAACAGCAAAAGATTATCGAGCAGAGGTAAAAACATACCCTCGAAGCAGTATGAGAAAAAAATGAGTTCTCAAAGATATCATGTTGATCATGAGGATGCAATGTTTGCGTCCCAGATGCTTGTTGTGCCCTTAATGAGAACTTGCTTACTAAGCCATTATCGTCAAACACAGACTTTCCAATTTCCCCTCGAGTAGATTTCTTCCTAGAACTACAAATAGGACATCCAGCAGAGGTTCCCCTAAATGACTCCTCATTTTCCTCAGGTTCACAGTGTGCATGCATTGCATGACCACAACTGAATACTTGAACGTTAGAATCAGAgtttttggcaagaagggagtTACAGATACAGCAGACAAAGTTCCGAGGGGCATAACCATGAGAAGCCCCCTTCCTCAGTAAACTCATGGTATAGTATGTATCATCCTGGATCAAACTGTTTGCAATGTCCTATTTAATAGAGAAAACAGTTATAATGGTAATTACCAAAATTTTGTATGAGGACTATATGCTGCCAACAGGTCAAAAGTCAAACAGAAATGACACTGAACATGTAAAAATTACACAGCATAACAATGATGCAATGCAAGATCAATCAAATTTCTATTATACACAGCAATTTTTTGTCAGTCTAGCAAGCTTGTACACAAATTACCACCTCATATGCAAAAGAACCAAAAAAGACCTACAAGTGCAAGGAACGTATCTTACCAGGAAAGAAGCTGCACAATTGTTTTGACTCACAAAAAGTTAACCAAAAActaaaaaggaaaaattacaACTCAGAATGTTCTGCATTGATCTTCAACCAATTAAACAATGCTTAAAGGGTAAATCATCTATGAAATAAAACCAATCACGATTATATTGCATCAGTTGTATGATAAAATACCATCATTATAtgtcaaaaacataaataaagcaAAGTATACAAGAAAAAGAAGACCCACCAGAATTCTTCTCTCAAAATCATATGTTCCTAGCATCCCAAGTATTGTAAGTTTAAAATCACCAAATTCCTGATTGCCATTATCAGAAAGAAGCTTCAACATTATCCTTGGAAGCTTAACATAACCAATCATTCCCTCGACAATTTCTTTAATGAATATGGTAAACAATTTCCTCTTTATGTGACTTTTACGAGGCCTGGAGATTTTCCGTTTAGCTTTCCACTCATCTTCATCTTCCACCTGACTGTATGATCCATCAAGAGAATACTTGAGCACTTCTCTCCCCGAATTTATTCTAACATTACTTGAATCTGACAAGAAATCAAAAAACCTGTAACGGAAAAAGATGACAGAATTAGAATtggtttaaaaagaaaagaagacCAAAAAGTTAACTACGAGTCAATAATGTATTCATCGTATGTTCAATGCACGCAACTCTAGTCGAAGAACATAAGAAATCTAATTAGATAAGACACCTTTACAAGAAACTATGCCATGCATAGACATTTGTACAACTATCCTTCTAACATATTTGTACAGTAGAAATTAGCATGTTCTATTGGATGTAGCATGCATTTGAAACATGCTGCCCTTATGTAGAGAATAATCGCAGTATCCTCCATGTTTGTTTCAATTGTCCTATAAAATAATAGTAAACTGATGGCGGTTCTTCCAATATAAGTAATCACAGGTGGTCAGGAATCACCACTCagtaaagattttaaaaaaatgattaacATCGATGGTGTCCCAGTAAAAAACGTAAATCTGGCAATATCAATATATCAAACTGATGTGACATTTCTTCACAAAATTAAGGGGCAAAAACTAATAAATAAAGTGCTGACTGCATGTCACATTGATGTCTTCGCACCTTCATCAGAAAATGTGGCATATTTAAGGTCAAAGCACTAAACAAATCCAAATTTGGCACGTCATAAATGACAGTACTGTTAAGAATGGCAACACAGGTTAGAACGTCCAGGATAAATCAGGCAGCAGTGATGTTTAATTGCAAGACTACAACTTCATCATCAACAATAGATCTGTGCCTAATGGTAATATTTAAGAGGTCACTTGGTAATATAGAAATATCTAAAGTAACAAACTCAAGTTAAGGTTAAAGTAACAAACTCAAGTTAAGGCTCAGACAATGGAACGGTAACTTGTCAAAATACTTGCACAATTTTTACCGCTGCCCAAATAACTAATTAGTACAGTATATTCAAGACTTAAAGATGTTCCACTGATGTTCAGTTTTCAGCAACAGTAGCCTGATAAGCAATTAGTTTTTTTTACTGTAAACCGGAAAGCAATTAAACTCCTCTACATCAATGACAAATAAAATGACTTGAATCAATCCTTTAAGCCTCATGTAAGAAACAATCATATATATGAGAACAATTCGCTCACGAATCAAGCAACTGAAACCAAAGGTGCTCAGACTCATCAGGTTCCAAGCGGGGACTGTTTCTTTGGCATAATCCAATACAAGAACGCACAAGATCAAATATATCAGCGACCTGCAACAGGAATTTAAGCATTTACAATATTCAGAGAGGAGGCATAAATGAAGAAACTGAATTACATGTTTTAGGTTATAAGCCCTACAGAAGAACCGAAAACAAAAAGACCAGTTAAACAATGGAAAACCATCTCATGATTTCATGCTAGTCCATAATTGCTTGAGCAACCAATATGGGATTATAACATTGAGCGCCAATTGAGAAGTAATGCCACGATGATCCATTTTGAACTGCTTTCACCCACCTATCAGTATTTGGCTCATGCACATTGAACCAGCCTATAAGCCCTGGGCCTTTTTTTAATCTACGTTGATTATCAACAAGAACTCTGATATTAAAGTTAAAAGTCCAAGAAAGTAGAACCGGGAAGTTTTAAGAAAATAACCTTCCCACTAACACAATT from Primulina tabacum isolate GXHZ01 chromosome 14, ASM2559414v2, whole genome shotgun sequence includes:
- the LOC142524148 gene encoding proteinaceous RNase P 1, chloroplastic/mitochondrial-like isoform X1, which gives rise to MVKDLHLKYRQIPPRMLLHMTSLSAKASPLLLFFSKNSSSLCFHLRSLNYLFHYCPLIPVSNNAKTQPKYPFLMARKRTHFSTTSAEALVQDPRDSGARRSRKKLLRESPEMILRVKLEQCSKSVDLAEALRLYDEAIIHNVQLNVYHYNVLLYLCSTKSDCIGEDGRDVLTLERGFEIFERMGIDKVVPNEATFTNVSRLAAAKNDPERAFNLVKKMKANGIVPKLRSYGPALFGFCKKGMADEAYEVDSHMMDNMVLAEESELSALLKVSSAAEREEKVYEMLHRLRAAVRQVSEDTTVVVEDWFGSKRAAEIGLEKWDSERVKKGIVEGGGGWHGQGWLGTGKWRLVRTSMTNTGVCQSCGQKLDCIDIDPRETDKFAKCLADLACQKEARKDFVQFQEWLQRHGPFDAVVDGANLGLATNQHVFTFSQINRVVKEICQLSPSKKLPLVILHQSRVTGGPAQHPNNKRLLESWKRAGALYATPLGSNDDWYWLYAAVSSKCLLVTNDEMRDHLFQLLGSSFFPRWKEKHQVRVKPSINGLSLHMPPPYSIVIQESEQGNWHVPTVTGDDLEIPRQWLCATRIKGRNSY
- the LOC142524148 gene encoding proteinaceous RNase P 1, chloroplastic/mitochondrial-like isoform X2; this translates as MVKDLHLKYRQIPPRMLLHMTSLSAKASPLLLFFSKNSSSLCFHLRSLNYLFHYCPLIPVSNNAKTQPKYPFLMARKRTHFSTTSAEALVQDPRDSGARRSRKKLLRESPEMILRVKLEQCSKSVDLAEALRLYDEAIIHNVQLNVYHYNVLLYLCSTKSDCIGEDGRDVLTLERGFEIFERMGIDKVVPNEATFTNVSRLAAAKNDPERAFNLVKKMKANGIVPKLRSYGPALFGFCKKGMADEAYEVDSHMMDNMVLAEESELSALLKVSSAAEREEKVYEMLHRLRAAVRQVSEDTTVVVEDWFGSKRAAEIGLEKWDSERVKKGIVEGGGGWHGQGWLGTGKWRLVRTSMTNTGVCQSCGQKLDCIDIDPRETDKFAKCLADLACQKEARKDFVQFQEWLQRHGPFDAVVDGANLGLATNQHVFTFSQINRVVKEICQLSPSKKLPLVILHQSRVTGGPAQHPNNKRLLESWKRAGALYATPLGSNDDCAPY
- the LOC142524149 gene encoding thioredoxin F1, chloroplastic-like, which codes for MALQFYSAAALSSSVQNSVSHKVISGQPVVCVAGDCRRMVTRTEKRLRVGPRVKASLDAAAAVAEVGRVTEVNVHTFWPIVKAAGTKVVVVDMYTQWCGPCKVMAPKFQQLSESYDDVIFLKLDCNQDNKPLAKELGIKVVPTFKILKDSKIVKEVTGAKYDDLVVAIENARSS